ACGGTTTCAAGCGGGTCGACGTGCTGGAGCGCGACCTCGGCTTTGGCGCGGTGGTATCGCGCGAGAGCGGGCAGCGCCTGCTCAATCGCGACGGCACCTTCAACGTGCATCGCGAGGGCATCGGCTTCTGGCAGACGCTGAACCTGTATCACGCGCTGTTGAGCATCTCGTGGCCGATGTTCTTTGGGCTGGTCTTCGGCTTCTATTGCGTGGCCAATGGGTTGTTCGCCTTCGTGTATCTTGCCTGCGGGCCGGAAGCGTTGCTGGGGGACGTGGGCGTCGGGAGCTCGTTCCTGCGCGCCTTCTTGTTCAGCGTGGAGACCTCGTCGACCATCGGCTACGGCAACCTGGTCGTGACCGGCTTGCCCGCTAACCTGGTGATGGTGGCGGAGGTACTCTTTGCCATCGTGAGTTTTGCGGTGATCACCGGTGTGGTCTTCGCGCGCTTTTCGCGGCCGGTCGCCCACATCGTCTTCAGCGATCGGGCCGTCCTCACGCCGTTTCAGGGTGGGCAGG
The Acidobacteriota bacterium genome window above contains:
- a CDS encoding ion channel codes for the protein MATQDGFKRVDVLERDLGFGAVVSRESGQRLLNRDGTFNVHREGIGFWQTLNLYHALLSISWPMFFGLVFGFYCVANGLFAFVYLACGPEALLGDVGVGSSFLRAFLFSVETSSTIGYGNLVVTGLPANLVMVAEVLFAIVSFAVITGVVFARFSRPVAHIVFSDRAVLTPFQGGQAFMFRVVNARNNQIIELKAAVIFTRFEEKEGVRMRQYYTLGLERPSVAFFPLSWTVVHAIDETSPLHGVSEQELKQSRAEFLILLSGTDETSSERVHARSSYVADEVVWNARFASVFVPPGPGKKVTIDLARFHLVEPLE